CGCACCGCTCGCGGGCCATCGTCTCCCGTAGCTCGGCAACCGCCGCCAGTAACTTTTCCACGTTTGCTCTCAGCTCGGCCACCGTCCGGACGGCCGTCTCCAGATCGGCCTTGGCGATCTGCAGCTCTCGTTCCTTGTCCTCCAGCTTGTCCGCGAGCGCGGTCCGCTCCCGCTTCAGACACTCCTCGGCCTTCTTCATCCGCGACCTGACGTCCGCTATGTCCGCTTTCGTCCGTTCCAGCGCACATTTGGCGGCGTTCAATGCCATGCACAGGCGTTTGCACTCGGCCTCGATCGCCGTAAGCTGTTTACGCAATTTTTCGCATTCTTCTTCCTTCGTCTTCAGTGTTCTCTTCAGGCTCTCGATTTGGCATTTGATTTCGTTTACGCGAGCCTGAAACAAAACGTGCGGCAAAGTCGTGTAAGATTTAACTGTTTTTCACTATGAGCTAAGtattaggtttattattattaggtttatAAGCGAAGAGGAGTCGTTTGACGTGCAAACAACACGAGATATGATTACATGTTAatgatatagatttatatactcgagatattattaattcgtcGAGCTTAGCATTGAGTAATAACTCAAAATGTATGCTATGTTATGTAATAAAGTGTACAGTGCAAAAAACGCTAACACTTAGAATAGATTTAAAGTGTGTTTGAATTAAGTGTTTAAAACTCCATTTTACTTCCGCCCAACAGCAGTAGGTCAGACTGTAATTAAGATTTTCAggaaatgtatgaattttatattctgagcGAAGCAttgagtatattaattttaaaatgaagtgtgttttttcgattttgttgtacttcaaaaaaaaaacatcaacagTTAATACTAGACATTTTAAAGAACGGActatagtacatttttaattaaaatacgatatatttataatgttattaggtATAAGTTTATACACAGATATTATGACAATGCGTGTTACTAtagctaaatatatatatatattatatttaattattttaccactattattatcattaaccaaattgttataatatctaaagcCAACATTAATATACCGgtacattttcattataatatattggatcTATATACCTAACCTACTAATGAGAAAACTAATCactattagttaaatttaccTCGGCAGCGCATAATTCGTTTtggatattgattttacacaATTCTAATTTCTCTATCTCGGCGATTAGTGTTTGTTCTTTTCGATTTAGTGTGTTTATCTTTTCAGTGAAACAATCATTAAGGTTATTCAGTCTAGTGTTTTCCGAACGCAACTTGCATTCCTGCGTTTCAGCTTCTTTTGTCTTTTGTTtctgattattaataatatttatcatttgattGTTTGATTGTTTTACTTTACAATCGACATCTTCTATCCACTTTTGTAAATTGTGTAATTGGCATTTTAAATCCTCTTTCATTGCGACATCTCTGTCGTATGTGACCAATTTTTCTTTAAGTGcacatactttattattttgacaagCTAACCTGTCTTTTAAATCTTGTGTTGTATGATCGCGTGAcatctataaaaacaaattattacacataattgagttttttttaaaaggaaatttaatcacatttacttacattaaatgagttattaaaaaatttttaaattattatttctgtctTGAAGTAAGTTGTGTTGATTAAACTAATTTCCAACGTTGTTTATATCTGTTGTGTATAACAGATACACAATATACCTACCAgccagtattttattatataatattaaataactgaaaaatccATTCAGCCGTGTATAGTGGACAGTGGTATTGAGTGtactttgtttataaattataattgaacaattttaaatatctaaggacattttatagtatatatatatatatatacatattatctattatgtatattaacatgaaacttcgtgtattttaaaataagtatttgaaaaatactgcgacatacaaaatactattgaatttttagtttgttagaatattaaaaaatatatatacatactaattagtaattattataaatacataaaaaatatgataaaatcgtaaaagtataataatattcatcataccatcgttttataatttataattaaaacaaaaattaaaaatgtatatattgcgTTTACGCGATTGAAAGTGTTATCTAACCGttctaacttattattatttattgataggaTCATCGTCGTAGAAATATAATCAAGAGACCTGGGAGgcagttttgaaataatgaattatctgACACATAACCTCTTTTCCCATCTCATTTCATAATTTCACAATaagaagatattttaaatcactgtAGTCACTGACCCATTTCATgagtataattttgatatcatAAACTCACTTTATCtagagaaataaataaatagatttctccatcataaatttatgtaaatttgataacaaataaaactaataatatttaaaattaacacatttgtataaacaataatatttattgtttataatattgtatttatataatgacaaatagttattaatattctgcatataatatattcatggtacaatttttaaaaagggtGCGTATAACTTTGGAATTTATAAATCTGGACCGCACATGCCGGGACTGTACATAACAGGAACGTACTTATGTGGACCGTACAAACCTAAACATACATTTCTGGACCGTACAATTGTATGGTCCAGGTTTATGTGGTCTAGATTTATAAATTCCAGGTTTACACGTGGATCCCTTTTTAAGCATGGTGTctctgttaaaaaaatagtttttagttgtgatttattttgtattaagccTACCGGTGATCACGATTAAAGATATCTTTAATTGTTCTGGTTATCTACTCGTATTTTGAATCCGAATCGGTTTGATGTGCggaagataatatttaagtatatggaTGTAGATATAGTATTTGATCTAGGAAAAATAACGAATTCGGGTTGCTTTAAGacacatgtttttttatgacGATCGTCGAActgctttataaaaataatctacaaCAATGTAGATGtgtgttaaaagttaaaacgtaGATATAAGTAGCTTACAGTGGTGTATTTACGGGGGGTGATATGGGTGGTATATCACCCCCCCCCCAgaacccattttttttttaggttgaaGATTTTTAGATAACCTAGATATTTGTCCCCTTGGCGGCCTGGCCCTAATGTGC
This genomic stretch from Rhopalosiphum maidis isolate BTI-1 chromosome 3, ASM367621v3, whole genome shotgun sequence harbors:
- the LOC113559128 gene encoding centromere-associated protein E-like — encoded protein: MSRDHTTQDLKDRLACQNNKVCALKEKLVTYDRDVAMKEDLKCQLHNLQKWIEDVDCKVKQSNNQMINIINNQKQKTKEAETQECKLRSENTRLNNLNDCFTEKINTLNRKEQTLIAEIEKLELCKINIQNELCAAEARVNEIKCQIESLKRTLKTKEEECEKLRKQLTAIEAECKRLCMALNAAKCALERTKADIADVRSRMKKAEECLKRERTALADKLEDKERELQIAKADLETAVRTVAELRANVEKLLAAVAELRETMARERCEAEKATRALKEENCAASEKVCRAADELASVRRDNAQVVAKIESLKCQVQTNECQLDELRQLSEARNRAKDEKCEQLERERCLLTEDLQCKKKKIADLERQLCRMREESRPCGGMSSAISNAMCPSIADCCPSDDLVNQQDLLCDSSNDSSFIDVLKRLYSDLSNLKVKSCKPDTSNPLYH